One bacterium DNA window includes the following coding sequences:
- a CDS encoding ATPase domain-containing protein: MHKDGLQSGIEAITAAIDKHSASLVAIDSFKAINELADSISAFRQFAYMLCVELIAWRCTSFLVGEYNQAALEKEPIFAIADSIIFMDNKIQGAQSHRTFQIAKMRGVNYFDGIHSLNISKKGINVFPRAKTPPQLSFEHLGERKISTGVLGLDKMTSAGLPLGSSTLIAGGAGTGKTTLSLHFLMAGLKNKEPSVMVTYQETPDQLEIIGRSFGWDLKKYEEEGLLKIIYTSPVELDIDEHTLVIKKAVEEAKVKRIVVDNLRDIEIVANNQVRYHNFVYSLVNFFKSKTITSILTTETEDLFGVPKLSSGISFIADNVILLNYIDVTSVIKRAMTVLKVRGSDHAKEIKEFVITSAGMEVKI; this comes from the coding sequence ATCCATAAAGATGGTCTTCAATCCGGGATTGAAGCAATTACGGCTGCTATTGATAAACACTCTGCTTCTCTTGTAGCTATTGATTCCTTTAAGGCAATTAATGAATTAGCTGACTCTATCTCTGCCTTCCGTCAATTTGCCTATATGTTATGTGTAGAGTTAATCGCCTGGCGTTGCACTTCATTTTTAGTCGGTGAATATAATCAAGCCGCTTTAGAAAAAGAACCTATATTTGCTATTGCTGACAGTATCATATTTATGGATAATAAAATTCAAGGGGCACAAAGCCACAGAACTTTTCAAATAGCCAAGATGCGTGGTGTGAACTATTTTGATGGTATTCATTCACTTAATATCTCTAAAAAAGGTATTAATGTTTTTCCTCGAGCTAAAACACCACCTCAACTATCTTTTGAGCATCTGGGAGAAAGAAAAATATCGACGGGCGTTCTGGGGTTAGATAAGATGACTTCCGCAGGATTACCACTTGGCTCATCTACATTAATTGCGGGTGGTGCTGGCACGGGTAAGACTACCTTATCACTCCATTTTCTTATGGCTGGTTTAAAGAATAAAGAGCCCTCTGTGATGGTTACTTATCAGGAGACTCCTGACCAATTGGAAATTATAGGCAGAAGTTTTGGCTGGGATTTGAAAAAATATGAAGAAGAAGGGCTGCTAAAAATTATCTATACATCTCCAGTAGAGTTAGATATAGATGAACATACCCTTGTTATTAAAAAAGCAGTTGAAGAAGCTAAAGTTAAAAGGATAGTGGTTGACAACCTGAGAGATATTGAGATTGTAGCTAATAACCAGGTTCGTTACCATAATTTTGTCTATTCATTGGTTAATTTCTTTAAGTCTAAAACGATTACTTCGATATTGACTACCGAGACAGAAGACTTATTTGGTGTGCCAAAACTATCCAGTGGTATCTCCTTCATTGCTGATAATGTAATTTTGCTAAATTATATAGATGTAACCTCTGTTATCAAGAGAGCTATGACTGTTTTAAAGGTAAGAGGTAGTGACCATGCGAAGGAGATAAAAGAATTTGTGATTACCTCTGCCGGGATGGAAGTAAAAATCTAA